In Deinococcus sp. QL22, the following are encoded in one genomic region:
- a CDS encoding MFS transporter, whose product MQAPVSPSSAQAPNQAITAHTVTRQATAVALAVTAGHFINDAYGAMLTPLTPALQSKFGVSIAAVTLLSSVFSLTSSVMQPLLGVVGERLDRRYAAALGPLMTGIGLTLMGFVPWFGALVLLVAVAGFGSGFFHPAGAAYVAQNSPPDKRGLWASIFSAGGTGGMALGPVFAGVGLTHLPWFALIGAVIAAITFAVTPSGKQSSKRVGAAEYLRIFRGPIVWLWGMAVLRSLASMGYNAMLPFMLLARGFGAREVALTLGVYAVASAIGGIVGGRISDKRGRVPVLRAAILTTIPFFAVLILSSPANWWYYPLTFVVGAAVNASIPVGVVAAQEYAPGHVAVASSIMMGFSWGFAGILIFLVGALADVTSPTTAALVSLSLLIPSALIAYRLPEPQRAAFN is encoded by the coding sequence ATGCAGGCTCCCGTTTCTCCTTCGTCGGCGCAGGCCCCCAATCAGGCCATAACTGCCCACACCGTCACCCGGCAGGCCACTGCCGTCGCGTTGGCCGTTACGGCGGGGCACTTTATCAACGACGCGTATGGGGCCATGCTCACGCCCCTGACTCCGGCACTCCAGAGCAAATTTGGGGTCAGCATCGCCGCCGTCACGCTGTTGTCCAGCGTATTCTCCCTCACCAGCAGCGTAATGCAGCCTCTGTTGGGCGTCGTCGGAGAACGGCTGGATCGCCGTTACGCCGCCGCGCTCGGCCCCCTGATGACCGGAATTGGACTCACCTTGATGGGCTTTGTGCCCTGGTTCGGCGCACTGGTGCTGCTGGTGGCGGTCGCGGGCTTCGGCAGCGGCTTTTTTCATCCGGCGGGGGCAGCTTATGTGGCCCAAAACAGCCCACCCGACAAGCGCGGCCTGTGGGCCAGCATTTTTAGTGCAGGCGGCACAGGCGGCATGGCGCTTGGGCCAGTGTTTGCGGGCGTGGGCCTCACGCATCTGCCGTGGTTCGCCCTGATCGGGGCGGTCATTGCTGCCATTACTTTCGCCGTTACGCCTTCCGGCAAGCAGAGCAGCAAGCGCGTAGGGGCTGCCGAATATCTGCGAATCTTCCGGGGGCCAATCGTGTGGCTGTGGGGCATGGCGGTGCTGCGCTCTCTGGCCAGCATGGGCTACAACGCCATGTTGCCGTTTATGCTGCTGGCGCGTGGGTTCGGAGCGCGGGAAGTGGCCCTGACACTGGGCGTGTACGCTGTTGCCAGCGCCATCGGCGGCATCGTGGGTGGGCGAATCAGCGATAAGCGCGGGCGGGTTCCCGTGCTGCGGGCGGCTATCCTCACCACCATTCCGTTTTTTGCCGTCCTGATTCTCAGCAGTCCGGCCAATTGGTGGTATTACCCCCTGACCTTCGTGGTTGGGGCCGCCGTGAACGCCAGTATTCCAGTGGGTGTGGTCGCCGCGCAGGAATACGCGCCCGGTCATGTGGCGGTGGCAAGTTCTATCATGATGGGTTTTTCGTGGGGCTTTGCCGGCATCCTGATTTTCTTGGTGGGCGCGTTGGCCGATGTCACCAGCCCGACAACAGCGGCGTTGGTCAGCCTGAGCCTGCTGATTCCCAGCGCCCTGATTGCCTACAGGTTGCCGGAACCGCAGCGGGCGGCCTTCAACTAA
- a CDS encoding VIT family protein — MPDALPTPPATRPPAHDQAFILQKVQPALLGLMDGSVSTLAPIFATAGLTGNPMDAFWVGFAASVGAGISMGLAEALSDDGLVSGRGKPFARGVITGAATILGGMLHTLPFLIPDLQTALTLAYVVVIVELLIIALIRWRYMHSPLRQTIVQVIVGGAVVFGVGVWLGKLGAGG; from the coding sequence ATGCCCGACGCCTTGCCTACTCCCCCCGCTACCCGGCCCCCCGCACACGATCAGGCCTTTATTTTGCAAAAGGTGCAGCCTGCTCTGCTCGGCCTGATGGACGGCAGCGTCAGCACTCTGGCCCCGATCTTTGCCACCGCTGGACTGACCGGAAATCCAATGGACGCCTTCTGGGTTGGCTTTGCGGCCAGCGTGGGTGCGGGCATCAGCATGGGCCTGGCCGAGGCCCTCAGTGACGACGGCCTGGTCAGCGGGCGCGGCAAACCCTTTGCACGCGGCGTCATTACGGGCGCGGCTACCATTTTGGGTGGCATGCTGCACACACTTCCCTTCCTGATTCCCGACCTGCAAACCGCGCTGACGCTGGCCTACGTGGTGGTTATCGTCGAACTGCTGATTATCGCGCTGATCCGCTGGCGCTATATGCACAGCCCGTTGCGCCAGACCATTGTTCAGGTGATCGTGGGCGGCGCAGTGGTATTTGGCGTGGGCGTGTGGCTGGGCAAATTGGGCGCGGGCGGGTGA
- a CDS encoding diacylglycerol kinase family protein codes for MTSAPFPPAPSAQRRYAVVLNPHAGRGLASREWPRLEGELQARRFDFELISAGSGDDALARVQALPADVAVLAVGGDGTVGALLPALIGNGARPLAIVPLGSGNDYAGMLGLKAGQFGEALDRLSYTPRRVDALEATVTEGAGAGVPRLLLNGLGMGFDAQVAATMLRAPARLTGFGRYLWGALAALRDLQLTDLTLSVDGQTVYSGPSCLAAVMNGTRYGGGFLISPQSDAHDGKLNALASGPVTRPQLLGLMGRVLRGTHLGQPRVYHATGQAVTIRWAAPTHLHLDGDLSGEVREIQVRVLAGAVTLLNG; via the coding sequence GTGACTTCTGCACCTTTTCCGCCCGCACCGTCTGCCCAGCGCCGTTACGCTGTGGTGCTCAATCCTCACGCGGGGCGCGGCCTCGCCTCGCGCGAGTGGCCCCGGTTGGAAGGAGAGTTACAGGCCCGCCGCTTCGACTTCGAACTGATTTCGGCGGGGTCGGGGGACGACGCATTGGCCCGCGTGCAGGCGCTGCCCGCAGATGTGGCGGTGCTGGCTGTCGGTGGAGACGGCACGGTGGGCGCACTGTTGCCCGCATTGATCGGCAACGGGGCGCGGCCCCTGGCGATTGTGCCGCTGGGCAGTGGCAACGATTACGCCGGAATGTTGGGCCTGAAAGCGGGCCAGTTCGGAGAAGCCCTGGATCGCCTGAGCTACACGCCGCGCCGGGTGGATGCGCTGGAAGCCACCGTGACCGAAGGCGCGGGCGCGGGTGTGCCCCGGCTGCTCCTGAACGGCCTCGGCATGGGTTTCGACGCACAGGTGGCCGCCACCATGCTCCGCGCCCCCGCCCGCCTGACCGGCTTTGGCCGCTACCTGTGGGGCGCGTTGGCTGCCCTGCGCGACCTTCAACTCACTGACCTGACCCTGAGCGTAGACGGCCAGACAGTGTATTCCGGCCCCAGTTGCCTGGCTGCTGTTATGAACGGCACCCGCTACGGCGGCGGTTTTCTGATCAGCCCACAGTCGGACGCGCATGACGGCAAACTGAATGCCCTGGCCAGCGGCCCCGTGACCCGCCCGCAACTGCTTGGCCTGATGGGACGGGTGCTGCGCGGCACGCATCTGGGCCAGCCCCGCGTCTACCACGCCACCGGGCAGGCCGTGACCATTCGCTGGGCCGCGCCCACCCACCTGCACCTCGACGGCGACCTGTCGGGCGAAGTCAGGGAAATTCAGGTGCGGGTGCTAGCGGGCGCGGTGACGTTGCTGAACGGGTAG
- a CDS encoding tetratricopeptide repeat protein yields the protein MRLALSKRPLLTFALTLTAVSGVAHAQSQQAAKALYDSGKWQEAATAAVALNTSNGFALAAEATTGGAALSADNAKKALFEKAQNYAKQAIKLDPNNAEAYFELARAQGRLAQYSGVFQSLPLGQDMKKNLDQASKLNPKLAGVYVALGLWHANLDVGGLKGVAGRAIGGSKSQITPNFEKAIALEPNVAVHRIEYANALLSQNNKAAAAVQLEKAVTIAADTFWQKRDLDAAKAKLATLK from the coding sequence ATGCGCCTAGCTCTATCGAAACGCCCCCTGTTGACCTTCGCCCTGACCCTGACTGCCGTTTCGGGCGTGGCCCACGCGCAGTCTCAGCAGGCTGCCAAAGCCCTGTACGACTCCGGCAAATGGCAAGAAGCCGCCACCGCTGCCGTCGCCCTGAACACCAGCAACGGCTTTGCGCTGGCCGCTGAAGCCACGACGGGCGGAGCAGCCCTGAGCGCCGACAACGCCAAAAAAGCCTTATTCGAGAAGGCCCAGAACTACGCGAAGCAGGCCATCAAGCTTGACCCCAACAACGCCGAAGCCTACTTCGAGTTGGCCCGCGCTCAGGGCCGCCTCGCGCAGTACAGCGGCGTATTTCAGAGCCTCCCCCTCGGCCAGGACATGAAGAAAAATCTGGATCAGGCCAGCAAGCTGAACCCCAAATTGGCGGGCGTGTACGTGGCGTTGGGTCTGTGGCACGCCAACTTGGACGTCGGCGGCCTGAAAGGTGTGGCCGGACGCGCCATCGGCGGCAGCAAGTCGCAAATTACGCCCAACTTCGAGAAGGCCATCGCCCTCGAACCCAACGTAGCCGTTCACCGCATCGAGTACGCCAACGCCCTGCTGAGCCAGAACAACAAGGCCGCCGCCGCCGTGCAACTGGAAAAAGCCGTGACCATCGCCGCCGACACGTTCTGGCAAAAGCGTGATCTGGACGCCGCCAAAGCCAAACTTGCGACGCTGAAGTAA